A genomic stretch from Setaria viridis chromosome 1, Setaria_viridis_v4.0, whole genome shotgun sequence includes:
- the LOC117866258 gene encoding protein ROOT HAIR SPECIFIC 17 yields the protein MGSRQRRRYHGGCAVPGVAPGAAACLAAALLLLMLAFHCVLSPPLGDGGRDDSPRPQSPTFVSNNLGELRRNVLAADTTNAHASNTTVGGSQMGEELWGSGAGNDFYGCSNASAEFAGAEANTELNRYLMIDASGGLNQQRTGIIDAVVAARILKAILVIPKLDQKSFWEDSSDFADIFDADYFISSLSKDVKIVQQLPDMIGKTSLPYKIRVPRKCTPLCYENRVLPALLKKNVVQLTKFDYRVSNRLETYLQKLRCRVNYHALRFTDTIHKMGEMLVQRMREKSGGRFIALHLRFEPDMLAFSGCYFGGGETERRELGTIRKRWKNLHEANPDRERRHGKCPLTPEEVGLMLRALGFGRDVHMYVASGDVYGGEETLAPLKALFPNFYSKETLASKQELEPFLPFSSRMAALDFVVCDQSNVFVTNNNGNMARMLTGRRRYFGHRRTIRPNTRKLNSLFLNRTSMSWNTFAFKVQTFQKGFMGEPNEVEPGRGGFYEYPLDCICQKTKGNAERTMDHLSKDATIITEKHLTYRDGRDLDFMEHTPLATGSSNETESDYSHGNGLDIPEMDDMISD from the exons ATGGGATCGAGGCAGCGGCGCCGTTATCACGGAGGTTGCGCGGTGCCGGGTGTGgctccgggagcggcggcgtgcttggcggcggcgctgctgcttcTCATGCTCGCGTTCCACTGCGTCCTGTCGCCGCCGCTAGGCGACGGAGGCCGCGACGACTCTCCCCGGCCTCAGAGCCCCACGTTCGTG TCGAACAATCTGGGTGAATTGCGCAGGAATGTGCTTGCTGCCGATACTACGAACGCGCACGCTTCTAACACTACA GTTGGTGGGAGCCAAATGGGGGAAGAACTctggggctcgggggctggaaaCGACTTCTACGGGTGTAGCAACGCCAGCGCTGAGTTTGCAG GAGCCGAAGCTAACACTGAATTAAATAGGTACTTGATGATTGACGCTAGTGGCGGCTTGAACCAGCAGCGAACAGGG ATCATAGATGCTGTTGTTGCAGCACGCATTCTAAAAGCAATTCTTGTTATACCAAAGCTCGATCAAAAATCTTTCTGGGAAGATTCAAG TGATTTTGCTGATATCTTTGATGCTGATTACTTCATATCCTCCCTCTCAAAAGATGTAAAGATCGTACAACAACTACCTGATATGATCGGCAAAACATCTCTCCCATACAAGATACGTGTCCCTAGGAAATGTACACCCTTATGCTACGAAAACCGAGTGTTACCTGCtcttttgaagaaaaat GTGGTTCAATTAACCAAATTCGACTATCGGGTTTCGAATCGGTTAGAAACTTACCTTCAAAAACTGAGATGTAGAGTCAATTATCACGCATTGCGATTCACTGATACAATACATAAAATGGGTGAAATGCTTGTTCAGAGAATGAGGGAGAAAAGTGGCGGACGCTTTATCGCTCTTCATTTAAG ATTTGAGCCTGACATGCTTGCCTTCTCTGGATGCTACTTTGGAGGTGGGGAAACAGAGAGAAGGGAGTTGGGCACAATACGTAAGAGATGGAAGAATTTGCAT GAAGCCAATCCTGACAGAGAACGGCGCCATGGCAAGTGCCCCCTAACCCCAGAGGAGGTTGGATTAATGCTGAGGGCCTTAGGATTTGGAAGGGATGTACACATGTATGTTGCATCAGGAGATGTGTATGGTGGAGAGGAAACTTTGGCACCACTGAAGGCACTTTTCCCAAATTTTTACTCAAAGGAAACACTGGCAAGCAAACAAGAGCTGGAACCGTTCTTGCCATTCTCTTCTCGCATGGCTGCCCTGGATTTCGTTGTGTGTGACCAGAGCAATGTTTTTGTGACGAACAACAACGGCAACATGGCCAGAATGTTGACTGGCCGCag GAGATATTTCGGGCACAGGCGGACCATAAGACCGAACACTAGAAAGCTTAACTCCCTCTTTCTGAACCGAACCAGTATGAGTTGGAACACATTTGCTTTCAAAGTTCAGACATTTCAAAAGGGATTCATGGGGGAGCCAAATGAGGTAGAGCCTGGAAGAGGTGGATTCTATGAGTACCCATTGGATTGCATCTGTCAAAAGACCAAGGGAAATGCTGAGCGTACTATGGATCATCTAAGCAAGGATGCTACCATTATTACGGAGAAACATCTTACTTACAGAGACGGGAGGGATCTGGACTTTATGGAGCACACACCATTGGCAACGGGCTCCTCCAATGAGACGGAATCGGACTATAGTCATGGCAACGGTTTGGACATTCCAGAAATGGATGATATGATCTCAGATTAA
- the LOC117866248 gene encoding uncharacterized protein, with product MGCKGSKLDEQEAVALCRGRADLLAAAARHRYALADSHDALAESLASAAAALHLLMTAPQPRLALPAARKGADAPPPPPTAAASPPHSSSHINFAPSSDSESGSVSSSPPRRLAGHDPLHPHPLPYPHYGYAGYGYAPEPTYGGYPPPGSLRLYYARSRPPPASVAVEQRAVASERVYYGSFEPPAAGGYPQYHSYGGEPAAPAAGRAPPPPPSPPRSSSWDFFNVFGDYDVYDNYCYDAGGMGAAAAASAYTPSRSSREVREEEGIPELEEDDAVVKQVAGEHSAPGSGARSRRSSLGGVSSSIAEVDEEENSVVDKEVIGGGSVARHQAPPQRNVAASAPTPRRTVDSSDVAGEIKAQFVRAADAVRALSPILEVGRRRYNHRSSVYHVSSRMVSAIALPHSDIGGVGLLDVGGEKVSGGRSLSLTLQKLYIWEKKLYDEVKAEEKMRLLLAKNAKRLKFMDQKGAEAQKIDTTRNMVRKLSTKIRISVRVIAKVSKKINRVRDEELWPQINALIQGFVRMWRDKLDCYQIQCQVMSEAKNLDSAVPDGSSRDLALELELELMKWIVNFSSWVNEQRSFIKALNGWLSLCLNYKAEETVDGVPPYSPGRVGAPLVFVICNSWSQAMDRFSEKEVIISIQALVSSVRKLSEKQNVEQTEQIIATRERERWNKILERKTVEINKEADVLNKKLALVPGRHSRLPSAQTYHDHLLDASSLQTSLQRVVQALESFASSSLQAFEQTLRHAEEERLSRENAKVS from the exons ATGGGGTGCAAGGGGTCCAAGCTGGACgagcaggaggcggtggcgctgtgccGGGGCCGCGCCGACCtgctcgcggccgccgcgcgccaccgcTACGCGCTCGCCGACTCCCACGACGCGCTCGCGGAATCcctcgcgtccgccgccgccgcgctccaccTCCTCATGACGGCGCCCCAGCCGCGGCTCGCGCTCCCCGCCGCGCGCAAGGGCgcggacgcgccgccgccgccgcccacggccgccgcctcgccgccgcactCCTCGTCGCACATCAACTTCGCGCCCTCCTCCGACTCTGAGTCCGGCTCCGtgtcctcctcgcctccccgccgcctcgccggccacgacccGCTCCACCCGCACCCGCTCCCGTACCCGCATTACGGGTACGCCGGCTACGGCTACGCGCCGGAGCCCACGTACGGTGGGTACCCGCCGCCGGGGTCGCTGCGGCTCTACTACGCGAGGAGCCGCCCGCCCCCGgcctccgtcgccgtcgagcagcgcgcggtggcgtcggagCGCGTGTACTACGGCTCCTtcgagccgccggcggcgggtgggtACCCGCAGTACCACTCGTACGGCGGCGaacccgcggcgccggcggctggcagggcgcccccgccgccgccgtcgccgccgaggtcgaGCTCGTGGGACTTCTTCAACGTGTTCGGCGACTACGACGTCTACGATAACTACTGCTACGATGCTGGCGGCAtgggggccgcggcggcggcgtcggcgtacACGCCGAGCCGGAGCTCGCGGGaggtgcgggaggaggagggcatcccggagctcgaggaggacgacgccgtcGTCAAGCAGGTGGCGGGCGAGCACTCCGCGCCCGGGAGCGGCGCACGCAGCCGGCGCAGCTCGCTCGGCGGCGTCAGCAGCAGCATTGCCGAGGTCGACGAAGAGGAGAATTCTGTCGTCGATAAGGAGGTGATTGGCGGGGGCAGCGTGGCGCGACACCAGGCGCCGCCGCAGCGTAACGTTGCGGCATCTGCGCCGACTCCTCGGAGGACCGTTGACAGTTCAGACGTTGCCGGCGAGATCAAAGCGCAGTTTGTTCGAGCTGCAGATGCTGTCAGGGCGCTTTCACCGATTCTTGAGGTCGGTAGGCGGAGGTACAATCACCGGAGCTCAGTGTACCATG TTTCATCTCGTATGGTGTCAGCGATTGCCTTGCCGCATTCGGACATTGGAGGCGTCGGGCTCTTGGATGTTGGAGGTGAGAAGGTGTCGGGTGGAAGGAGCCTGTCTTTGACACTGCAGAAGCTCTATATCTGGGAGAAGAAATTGTATGATGAGGTTAAG GCTGAAGAGAAAATGCGTCTGCTGCTTGCGAAGAATGCAAAGCGGCTTAAGTTCATGGATCAGAAAGGTGCTGAAGCTCAGAAGATCGACACGACCCGAAATATGGTCAGAAAACTATCAACAAAAATAAGAATATCTGTAAGAGTGATTGCTAAAGTTTCCAAAAAGATAAACAGAGTAAGGGATGAGGAATTGTGGCCACAAATTAATGCCTTAATCCAAGG GTTTGTGAGAATGTGGCGAGACAAGTTGGACTGCTACCAGATACAGTGTCAAGTGATGTCAGAGGCGAAAAACCTGGATTCAGCTGTCCCCGACGGAAGCAGTCGAGATTTGGCATTGGAGCTTGAACTAGAGTTGATGAAATGGATTGTCAATTTTTCCTCCTGGGTGAATGAACAGAGAAGCTTTATAAAGGCGCTGAATGGATGGCTATCACTTTGCCTTAACTACAAGGCTGAAGAGACAGTCGATGGAGTTCCTCCTTATTCGCCTGGAAGAGTGGGTGCTCCCCTTGTGTTTGTCATCTGCAACAGCTGGTCTCAAGCCATGGATCGGTTTTCTGAGAAGGAAGTCATTATCTCAATACAAGCTCTTGTGTCCAGTGTGCGCAAGCTGTCAGAGAAACAAAATGTTGAACAAACAGAGCAGATCATTGCTACCCGGGaaagagaaagatggaacaagatatTGGAAAGGAAGACTGTGGAGATCAACAAGGAGGCAGATGTGCTGAACAAGAAGCTGGCCCTGGTACCAGGCCGGCacagccggcttccaagcgcACAAACATACCATGACCATCTTCTTGACGCAAGCAGTTTGCAGACTAGCTTGCAGCGTGTTGTCCAAGCCCTAGAAAGCTTCGCCTCCAGCTCACTGCAAGCATTCGAGCAGACCCTAAGACATGCTGAAGAGGAAAGATTGTCCAGAGAGAATGCCAAAGTTTCATAG
- the LOC117866272 gene encoding protein LAZ1: MRVNLGLLLPLMDKYAAPTWAILISGFFMLLSVSLSMYLIFEHLSAYNNPEEQKFVLGVILMVPCYAIESYVSLVNPDTSVYCGILRDGYEAFAMYCFGRYITACLGGEERTIAFLKREGGEDSGEPLLHHASEKGVIHHHFPINYILKPWRLGVRFYQIIKFGIFQYVIIKTLTASLSLILQPFGVYCDGEFKWGCGYPYFAVVLNFSQYWALYCLVEWYTATKDELAHIKPLAKFLSFKSIVFLTWWQGVIIAIMYSLGLVRSPLAQSLELKSSIQDFIICIEMGIASVVHLYVFPAKPYELLGKQYSPTNISVLGDYAASDPVDPDEIKDISRPTKVRLPQLEPDEIIATNIKESVRDFVIGSGEYVIKDFKFTVNQAVRPVEKRFDKMKKNIKFRQSRDDNWVNASTPERTIRGIDDPLISGSASDSGIGKGKRHRREPSSAGTVDGWEGTELAPDGFIIRGRRWEIKKS; the protein is encoded by the exons ATGAGGGTCAATCTTGGGCTCCTCTTGCCCTTAATGGACAAATATGCGGCGCCGACATGGGCCATACTGATATCAGGATTCTTTATGCTGCTTTCTGTTTCTCTCTCGATGTACTTGATATTTGAGCACCTCTCAGCATACAACAATCCAGAG GAACAGAAATTTGTTCTTGGTGTTATCTTAATGGTCCCTTGCTATGCTATTGAATCG TATGTTTCGTTGGTAAATCCGGACACCAGTGTCTACTGTGGCATCTTGCGTGATGGCTATGAGGCATTTGCTATGTATTGCTTTGGAAGATATATTACTGCTTGTTTAG GTGGTGAAGAAAGGACTATTGCATTTTTGAAGAGGGAAGGTGGTGAAGATTCCGGGGAACCTCTTCTGCATCATGCCTCTGAAAAGGGAGTCATTCATCATCATTTTCCTATTAATTACATATTGAAACCATGGAGACTTGGTGTGCGGTTTTACCAGATTAtcaaatttggtatatttcaaTAT GTGATTATAAAGACACTCACAGCTAGCTTGTCTCTTATTCTTCAACCTTTCGGTGTATATTGTGATGGAGAATTCAAATGGGGATGTGG GTACCCATACTTTGCTGTAGTCCTGAACTTCAGTCAATATTGGGCCCTATACTGTTTAGTGGAATGGTACACGGCTACTAAGGATGAATTGGCACATATTAAGCCATTGGCAAAATTCCTTTCCTTCAAGTCAATAGTGTTTCTGACTTGGTGGCAGGGTGTGATAATTGCTATCATGTATTCTTTGGGCTTGGTTAGAAGTCCATTAGCACAGAGCTTGGAGTTGAAATCAAGTATTCAGGATTTCATCATCTGTATAGAG ATGGGCATAGCATCAGTTGTTCACCTGTATGTGTTCCCTGCAAAACCTTATGAGCTATTAGGTAAACAATATTCACCTACAAACATTTCAGTACTTGGGGACTACGCAGCCTCAGATCCTGTGGATCCTGATGAGATAAAGGATATCAGTCGACCTACCAAAGTGAGGCTTCCGCAGTTGGAACCAGATGAGATAATTGCAACTAATATTAAAGAGAGTGTTCGAGACTTTGTAATTGGCAGTGGAGAATAT GTCATAAAAGATTTTAAGTTCACTGTTAACCAAGCAGTACGTCCAGTGGAGAAGCGCTTTGAcaaaatgaagaagaacatcaAGTTCAGGCAAAGCCGGGATGACAATTGGGTGAATGCATCAACACCAGAGAGGACAATTCGTGGTATCGATGATCCTCTCATAAGTGGGAGCGCCAGTGACAGCGGGATCGGTAAAGGGAAAAGACATCGCAGAGAACCAAGCTCAGCTGGTACTGTGGACGGTTGGGAAGGTACTGAGCTGGCACCTGATGGCTTCATCATACGGGGCCGCCGGTGGGAAATCAAGAAATCGTGA